In a single window of the Sediminicoccus sp. KRV36 genome:
- the fabD gene encoding ACP S-malonyltransferase, which yields MSLAFVFPGQGSQAPGMGRDLADAFPIARETFQEVDDALGQKLSRLMFEGPGEELTLTANAQPALMAVSVAICRVLGKEGGFDMSRQVALVAGHSLGEYSALTAAGSFDLATAARLLRLRGDSMQAAVPPGEGAMAALLGAEAEQAAAICAEAAQGPEGHQVLEVANDNGGGQVVISGAKAAVERAVEVAKAAGIKRAMILPVSAPFHCAMMEPAARVMEEALAKAAMAHPAVPVVANVTAAPVSDPDVIRGLLVRQVTGTVRWRECVAAMVAAGCTRFAEVGAGRVLTGLMKRNAPEAAALAINNPADIEAFLKSL from the coding sequence ATGTCACTCGCTTTTGTGTTCCCCGGCCAGGGCAGCCAGGCCCCCGGCATGGGCCGCGACCTCGCCGATGCCTTCCCCATCGCGCGCGAAACCTTCCAGGAGGTGGATGACGCGCTGGGCCAGAAGCTCTCGCGCCTCATGTTCGAAGGCCCGGGTGAGGAACTGACCCTGACGGCCAATGCGCAGCCCGCCTTGATGGCGGTCTCCGTCGCCATCTGCCGCGTGCTGGGCAAGGAGGGCGGCTTCGACATGTCGCGCCAGGTGGCGCTGGTGGCTGGGCACAGCCTCGGCGAATACAGCGCGCTGACGGCGGCGGGCAGCTTTGACCTCGCCACCGCCGCGCGGCTGCTGCGGCTGCGCGGCGATTCCATGCAGGCCGCCGTCCCCCCCGGTGAGGGCGCCATGGCGGCACTGCTTGGCGCCGAGGCCGAACAGGCCGCCGCCATCTGCGCCGAGGCTGCCCAGGGCCCGGAGGGGCATCAGGTGCTGGAGGTCGCCAATGACAATGGCGGTGGCCAGGTGGTGATTTCGGGCGCCAAGGCCGCCGTGGAGCGCGCCGTGGAGGTCGCCAAGGCCGCCGGCATCAAGCGCGCCATGATCCTGCCCGTCTCGGCCCCCTTCCATTGCGCGATGATGGAGCCCGCCGCCCGCGTCATGGAGGAGGCCCTGGCCAAGGCCGCCATGGCGCATCCGGCCGTGCCGGTCGTGGCCAATGTGACGGCCGCCCCCGTCTCGGACCCTGATGTAATCCGCGGCCTGCTGGTGCGCCAGGTGACGGGCACGGTGCGCTGGCGCGAATGCGTGGCCGCCATGGTCGCCGCCGGCTGCACGCGCTTCGCCGAGGTCGGCGCCGGCCGCGTGCTGACCGGGCTGATGAAGCGCAACGCGCCCGAAGCCGCGGCATTGGCCATCAACAACCCGGCCGATATCGAAGCATTCCTGAAATCCCTGTGA